A region from the Natronomonas salsuginis genome encodes:
- a CDS encoding DUF7512 family protein produces MAGLEVPTWDPETALLIGTILIEAVVLYVGYAGLERLVGPQLMNVLVGGDSDAGQ; encoded by the coding sequence ATGGCAGGACTAGAAGTACCGACGTGGGACCCAGAGACTGCGCTCCTAATAGGGACCATCCTGATCGAGGCGGTCGTCCTCTACGTCGGGTACGCCGGCCTCGAACGGTTGGTCGGTCCGCAACTGATGAACGTCCTCGTTGGGGGTGACAGCGATGCTGGACAGTAG
- a CDS encoding sulfite exporter TauE/SafE family protein gives MLDSSLAAIGGSPELLALFVGFGLVVGILFGFFGMGGSFLVTPALLMMGYPARVAVGSGMAFVFGTAVIATLKHHDLGQVDYKLGAIMIAGTTLGIEVGRASVFYLESIGLAGGVISVAYVVLLGGIGLLVTKEALKGGGGGIDHDAADADISDYEVPDIAKRIQQTVRIPPMVTLRGDVRVSLWVITTVAFLTGLLSGFLGVGGGFIRMPAMIYAIGVPVPVAVGTDLFEIVFSGGIGSYLYGQGGGVDLSIVAPLLFGSALGARIGSAATAVVDADGIKIYFGGMLLVGSIAVGIGEVGTYIGSELLEMAGLIMVIGAAVIVAAAILYTSVLSLRAKHSRHASAAE, from the coding sequence ATGCTGGACAGTAGCCTCGCTGCCATCGGCGGGTCACCCGAACTGCTGGCGCTCTTCGTCGGCTTCGGGCTGGTCGTCGGCATCCTGTTCGGCTTCTTCGGGATGGGCGGCTCCTTTCTCGTCACGCCCGCTCTCTTGATGATGGGCTATCCGGCCCGCGTCGCGGTCGGAAGCGGGATGGCGTTCGTCTTCGGGACGGCTGTCATCGCCACCCTGAAACACCACGACCTCGGGCAGGTCGACTACAAACTCGGCGCGATCATGATTGCCGGGACGACCCTCGGGATCGAGGTCGGGCGCGCGAGCGTCTTCTACCTCGAATCGATCGGGCTTGCCGGCGGTGTCATCAGCGTCGCGTACGTGGTACTGCTCGGCGGAATCGGTCTGCTGGTCACCAAGGAGGCGCTCAAAGGCGGCGGGGGTGGAATCGATCACGACGCAGCCGACGCGGACATCAGCGATTACGAGGTCCCCGACATCGCAAAGCGGATTCAACAGACGGTCCGAATCCCGCCGATGGTGACGCTCCGCGGCGACGTTCGGGTTTCGCTGTGGGTCATCACGACCGTGGCGTTCCTGACCGGACTGCTGTCGGGATTCCTCGGCGTCGGCGGCGGGTTCATCCGCATGCCCGCGATGATCTACGCGATCGGCGTGCCGGTTCCCGTCGCCGTTGGGACGGACCTCTTCGAGATCGTCTTCTCGGGCGGGATCGGGAGTTATCTGTACGGACAGGGCGGCGGCGTCGATCTCTCGATCGTCGCCCCGCTGTTGTTCGGCAGCGCGCTCGGGGCCCGCATCGGGTCGGCCGCGACCGCGGTCGTCGACGCCGACGGCATCAAGATCTACTTCGGCGGGATGCTGTTGGTCGGCTCGATCGCGGTCGGGATCGGTGAGGTCGGCACGTACATCGGCAGCGAGCTGCTGGAGATGGCCGGGCTGATCATGGTCATCGGAGCCGCCGTCATTGTTGCCGCGGCGATCCTCTACACCTCGGTGCTGTCACTCCGAGCGAAGCACAGTCGACACGCCTCTGCGGCCGAGTGA
- a CDS encoding DEAD/DEAH box helicase → MTDGVAAADEMDAFSYLHADVRAALSERGFTTPTEPQRKAIPQLADGDHGLIIAPTGSGKTETAMLPVFSAIRSREPRHGIQALYITPLRALNRDMRERLDWWDETLGIEVAVRHGDTTDYQRQKQADDPPDVLVTTPETLQATFTGKKLRRAIADVEHVVIDEVHELAASKRGAQLTIGLEHLREHAGSFQRIGLSATVGDPEEVGRFLTGDRGCRIVEVEAGSNIDVSVLTPEITSADRKAAGELLTDAEVASHVRAVDELVAAHDSTLVFVNTRQTAEGLGSRLKSYGTDVGIHHGSLSKAARIDVEDRFKTGELDALLCTSSMELGIDVGRIDHVVQYSSPREVRRLLQRIGRAGHRRDEISSGTIIATTPDDAFETLAIVDRAERGEVESAGIHHASLDTVANQIPGLLMGFGELSAARAYDIVTQAYPFRDLSEAQFKAVVRELSGNRLLWLDEDADRIEKSGGTWQYFYANLSMIPDEANYVVKDMASGDSVGTLAERFVVTFAAPGETFVQRGEMWRITEIDDETEEVLVSPVGDPTGEVPSWVGQEIPVPCDVAQHVGRTRAEARARFDDGVGRAHVARALADRFPTDEHTASEALAPVEAHEGPVPSDRRVVVEGFGREIVINAAFGHTINETLGRLLSALIGQRTGSSVAMDVDPYRIELEVPPGITIGDVVEILETTDPDHVPTLVELSLKNADALKFTLAQVAAKFGALKRWKGKGSSQNRFGKDRLLKALEDTPIYDESVRVVLHEQLDVDGASRVLRRVQVGGIDLQTVGERTALGRAGRSSGKELLSPEHADASVVETVKERIMEDRVLLACLHCDEWDRRQTVDRVPEKPECPNCGSTRIAALNPWADEVLQSVRTDEREKDDEQRKQTERAYKAASLVQSHGKKAVIALAARGVGPRNAALIINNHRENEMDFYRDIIERERQYARTKSFWD, encoded by the coding sequence ATGACCGATGGGGTCGCAGCGGCCGATGAGATGGACGCGTTTTCGTACCTCCACGCCGACGTTCGCGCGGCGCTCTCCGAACGGGGTTTCACCACGCCGACGGAGCCACAACGAAAGGCAATCCCGCAGTTGGCCGACGGCGATCACGGGCTGATCATTGCCCCGACCGGTTCCGGAAAGACCGAGACGGCGATGTTGCCCGTCTTCTCGGCGATCCGCAGCCGCGAGCCACGACACGGGATACAGGCGCTCTACATCACGCCGCTTCGGGCGCTGAACCGAGACATGCGCGAACGACTCGACTGGTGGGACGAGACGCTCGGGATCGAGGTCGCGGTCCGACACGGCGACACCACCGATTACCAACGGCAAAAGCAGGCCGACGATCCGCCGGACGTGCTCGTGACGACGCCGGAGACGCTGCAGGCGACGTTCACCGGCAAGAAGCTCCGCCGGGCGATCGCCGACGTCGAACACGTCGTGATCGACGAGGTCCACGAACTCGCCGCCTCGAAGCGGGGCGCACAGCTCACGATCGGGCTCGAACACCTCCGCGAACACGCCGGATCGTTCCAGCGGATCGGCCTCTCCGCGACGGTCGGCGATCCCGAGGAGGTCGGGCGATTCCTGACCGGCGATCGGGGCTGTCGGATCGTCGAGGTCGAGGCGGGGTCGAACATCGACGTGTCGGTGCTGACGCCGGAGATCACCTCGGCGGATCGGAAGGCCGCCGGCGAACTGCTGACCGACGCGGAGGTCGCGAGCCACGTCCGGGCCGTCGACGAGCTCGTCGCGGCGCACGACTCGACGCTCGTGTTCGTCAACACGCGGCAGACCGCCGAGGGGCTCGGCTCGCGGCTGAAGTCATACGGCACCGACGTCGGGATCCACCACGGCTCGCTGTCGAAGGCCGCCCGAATCGACGTCGAGGACCGATTCAAGACGGGCGAGCTGGACGCGCTGCTGTGTACCTCCTCGATGGAGCTCGGGATCGACGTCGGACGAATCGACCACGTCGTCCAGTATTCGAGCCCCCGAGAGGTCAGGCGGCTCCTGCAGCGCATCGGGCGCGCTGGCCACCGTCGTGACGAGATCTCCTCGGGAACGATCATCGCGACGACACCCGACGATGCCTTCGAGACGCTCGCCATCGTCGATCGAGCCGAGCGTGGTGAGGTCGAATCGGCCGGCATCCACCACGCGAGCCTCGACACGGTCGCGAACCAGATCCCGGGGCTGCTCATGGGGTTCGGCGAACTGTCCGCCGCCCGCGCGTACGACATCGTCACGCAGGCGTATCCGTTTCGAGACCTTTCCGAAGCGCAGTTCAAGGCGGTCGTTCGGGAGCTCTCCGGCAATCGACTCCTCTGGCTCGACGAGGATGCCGATCGGATCGAGAAATCCGGCGGGACGTGGCAGTACTTCTATGCGAACCTCTCGATGATCCCCGACGAGGCCAACTACGTGGTCAAGGATATGGCCTCGGGGGACTCCGTCGGCACGCTCGCCGAGCGGTTCGTCGTCACCTTCGCCGCGCCGGGCGAGACGTTCGTCCAGCGCGGGGAGATGTGGCGGATCACGGAGATCGACGACGAAACGGAGGAAGTGTTGGTCTCGCCGGTCGGCGATCCGACGGGCGAGGTCCCGTCGTGGGTCGGTCAAGAGATCCCGGTCCCCTGCGACGTGGCCCAACACGTCGGGCGGACGCGAGCGGAGGCCAGAGCCCGGTTCGACGACGGGGTGGGGCGTGCGCACGTCGCCCGAGCGCTCGCGGATCGGTTCCCGACGGACGAGCACACCGCAAGCGAGGCGCTCGCCCCGGTCGAAGCGCATGAAGGGCCGGTTCCCTCCGACCGCCGGGTCGTCGTCGAGGGGTTCGGTCGCGAGATCGTCATCAATGCCGCGTTCGGACACACGATCAACGAGACGTTGGGGCGACTGCTGTCGGCGCTCATCGGGCAGCGGACCGGCTCCTCGGTCGCGATGGACGTCGACCCATACCGGATCGAACTCGAAGTTCCCCCGGGAATCACCATCGGCGACGTCGTCGAGATACTGGAGACGACCGATCCCGATCACGTCCCGACGCTCGTCGAGTTGAGTCTGAAGAACGCCGACGCGCTGAAGTTCACGCTGGCGCAGGTCGCCGCGAAGTTCGGCGCGCTGAAACGCTGGAAGGGGAAGGGGTCGAGCCAGAACCGGTTCGGGAAGGATCGGCTGCTCAAAGCGCTCGAAGACACGCCGATCTACGACGAATCGGTCCGGGTCGTCCTGCACGAACAGCTCGACGTGGACGGCGCAAGCCGGGTGCTCCGACGGGTTCAGGTGGGCGGCATCGACCTCCAGACGGTTGGCGAACGGACAGCTTTGGGTCGAGCCGGCCGTTCGTCGGGTAAGGAGCTGCTCTCGCCGGAGCACGCCGACGCATCCGTCGTCGAGACGGTCAAAGAGCGGATCATGGAGGATCGCGTGCTGCTGGCGTGTTTGCACTGCGACGAGTGGGATCGAAGGCAGACCGTCGATCGCGTTCCGGAGAAACCGGAGTGTCCGAACTGCGGCTCGACGCGGATCGCGGCGCTGAACCCGTGGGCCGATGAAGTGCTGCAATCCGTTCGGACCGACGAACGTGAGAAGGACGACGAGCAGCGAAAGCAGACCGAGCGAGCGTACAAGGCCGCGAGTTTGGTCCAGAGCCACGGCAAGAAGGCGGTGATCGCGCTTGCGGCGCGGGGTGTCGGCCCCCGAAACGCCGCTTTGATCATCAACAACCACCGCGAGAACGAGATGGATTTCTACCGCGACATTATCGAGCGCGAACGCCAGTACGCCCGAACGAAATCGTTTTGGGATTGA
- a CDS encoding translation initiation factor eIF-2B has product MIDETVDEIREMQTHSSSVVAVKAAEALRELLDRDFATVEEYVRSLSRNSSALRRAQPSHASLHNTQREIVSRVEDGAFETIEAAKTETESAIEAVVESVETAKHGAAANAVEFLPDGATVLTHDYSSTVVEAIELAAREGHHLDVYVTEARPRYLGRKTARTLAEIDRVDTTLIVDGAAGHYLDDCDRVLLGMSSIVDDELYNRVGTLPIAATAAEFAVPVSVVGASEKRIEDGFIFENEFRSSSEVMREPAEGFDIGNPAYDTTPLHLLDAVITESGIERIE; this is encoded by the coding sequence ATGATCGACGAAACGGTCGACGAAATACGAGAGATGCAGACGCACTCGTCGTCGGTTGTCGCAGTCAAGGCGGCCGAGGCGCTGCGCGAGCTGTTGGATCGGGACTTCGCGACCGTCGAGGAGTACGTCCGCTCGCTGAGTCGGAACTCGAGCGCCCTTCGACGCGCCCAGCCATCCCACGCATCACTACACAACACCCAGCGAGAGATCGTCTCGAGGGTCGAAGACGGGGCGTTCGAGACTATCGAGGCGGCGAAGACCGAGACCGAGTCGGCGATCGAGGCCGTCGTCGAGTCGGTCGAAACCGCCAAACACGGCGCGGCGGCGAACGCAGTCGAGTTCCTCCCCGACGGGGCGACGGTGTTGACGCACGACTACTCCTCGACGGTCGTCGAAGCGATCGAACTCGCTGCTCGCGAGGGCCACCACCTCGACGTGTACGTCACGGAGGCTCGCCCGCGATATCTCGGCCGGAAAACAGCTCGAACGCTCGCCGAGATCGATCGCGTCGACACCACGCTCATCGTCGACGGGGCCGCGGGCCACTATCTCGACGATTGCGATCGGGTCCTCCTCGGCATGTCATCGATCGTCGACGACGAGCTGTACAACCGGGTCGGAACGTTGCCGATCGCGGCGACGGCGGCCGAGTTCGCCGTCCCAGTGTCGGTCGTGGGCGCGAGCGAAAAGCGGATCGAGGACGGGTTCATCTTCGAGAACGAGTTCCGATCCTCCTCGGAGGTGATGCGCGAACCGGCGGAGGGGTTCGACATCGGCAATCCGGCCTACGACACAACGCCGCTCCACCTGCTCGATGCGGTGATAACGGAGTCGGGGATCGAACGGATCGAGTAA
- a CDS encoding CDC48 family AAA ATPase, translating into MKLTVKPLKQKDAGRGLAAIDRAAMDELGLENGDYIVIDGGESRAVARVWPGYPEDQGRGVVRIDGRLRQEADVGIDDKVQIEPADVNPAKQVTVALPQNLRIRGNIGPHIRDKLSGQAVTTGQNVPFSLGLGPLSTQSGQRIPLRIAETDPSGTVVVTDSTEIKISEKPAEQITHAGSGSGRAASGGTPSVTYEDIGGLDDELEQVREMIELPMRHPELFQQLGIEPPKGVLLHGPPGTGKTLMAKAVASEIDAHFTDISGPEIMSKYYGESEEQLREVFDEAAENAPAIVFIDEIDSIAPKRGETSGDVERRVVAQLLSLMDGLEERGDVIVIGATNRVDALDPALRRGGRFDREIEIGVPDKDGRKEILQVHTRGMPLADGIDLDQYADNTHGFVGADLASLTKEAAMNALRRIRPELDLEQEEIDAEILESMSVTEGDFKDALKGISPSAMREVFVEVPDVTWNSVGGLEDTKDRLRETIQWPLDYPEVFEAMDMQAAKGVLLYGPPGTGKTLMAKAVANEANSNFISIKGPELLNKYVGESEKGVREVFEKARSNAPTVVFFDEIDSIAGERGQRMGDSGVGERVVSQLLTELDGLESLEDVVVIATTNRPDLIDSALLRPGRLDRHVHVPVPDEDARRAIFAVHTRNKPLADDVDIDELAAETDGYVGADIEAVCREASMAATREFIHSVSREEAAQSVGNVRITREHFEEALDEVGPSVDDETRERYEQIEEEFTPGDEPTEPEISRTFQ; encoded by the coding sequence ATGAAGCTCACCGTCAAACCGTTGAAGCAAAAAGACGCCGGCCGAGGGCTGGCGGCGATCGACCGGGCCGCGATGGACGAGCTGGGTCTCGAAAACGGCGATTACATCGTCATCGACGGCGGTGAATCGCGCGCTGTCGCCCGCGTGTGGCCCGGCTATCCGGAGGACCAGGGTCGCGGCGTCGTCCGCATCGACGGTCGGCTCCGACAGGAGGCCGACGTCGGCATCGACGACAAGGTGCAGATCGAGCCGGCGGACGTGAACCCCGCCAAACAGGTCACCGTCGCGCTGCCGCAGAACCTCCGAATCCGCGGCAACATCGGCCCGCACATTCGTGATAAGCTCAGCGGCCAGGCAGTCACGACCGGACAGAACGTGCCGTTTTCGCTCGGCCTCGGGCCGCTGTCCACCCAGAGTGGCCAGCGCATTCCACTTCGTATCGCCGAGACAGATCCGAGCGGGACCGTCGTCGTCACGGACTCCACAGAGATCAAGATCAGCGAAAAGCCGGCCGAACAGATCACGCACGCCGGCTCCGGTAGCGGGCGGGCCGCAAGCGGCGGGACGCCATCGGTGACCTACGAGGACATCGGCGGCCTCGACGACGAGCTCGAACAGGTCCGTGAGATGATCGAACTGCCGATGCGCCACCCCGAACTGTTCCAACAGCTCGGCATCGAACCGCCGAAAGGCGTCCTCCTGCACGGGCCGCCTGGCACGGGGAAGACGCTCATGGCGAAGGCCGTCGCCAGCGAGATCGACGCCCACTTCACGGATATCTCCGGTCCGGAGATCATGTCGAAGTACTACGGCGAGTCCGAAGAACAGCTCCGCGAGGTGTTCGACGAGGCTGCCGAAAACGCGCCCGCGATCGTCTTTATCGACGAGATCGACTCGATCGCGCCCAAGCGGGGCGAGACGAGCGGCGACGTCGAACGCCGCGTTGTCGCCCAGCTTCTGAGCCTGATGGACGGCCTCGAAGAGCGCGGCGACGTGATCGTCATCGGGGCGACGAACCGCGTTGACGCTCTCGATCCCGCGCTGCGACGCGGCGGGCGCTTCGATCGCGAGATCGAGATTGGCGTCCCGGACAAGGACGGCCGCAAGGAGATCCTGCAGGTCCACACCCGCGGGATGCCGCTCGCCGACGGAATCGACCTCGATCAGTACGCCGACAACACCCACGGGTTCGTCGGGGCCGATCTGGCAAGTCTGACGAAGGAGGCGGCGATGAACGCTCTCCGTCGCATCCGCCCCGAGCTCGATCTCGAGCAGGAGGAGATCGACGCCGAGATCCTCGAATCGATGTCCGTCACCGAGGGCGACTTCAAGGACGCGCTGAAGGGGATCTCCCCCAGCGCGATGCGGGAGGTGTTCGTCGAGGTGCCGGACGTGACGTGGAACTCCGTCGGCGGTCTCGAGGACACGAAAGACCGACTCAGAGAGACGATCCAGTGGCCGCTCGACTACCCCGAGGTGTTCGAAGCGATGGACATGCAGGCCGCCAAGGGCGTCCTGCTGTACGGCCCGCCGGGGACCGGGAAGACGCTGATGGCGAAGGCCGTCGCTAACGAGGCCAACTCGAACTTCATCTCGATCAAGGGTCCCGAACTCCTCAACAAGTACGTCGGGGAGTCCGAGAAGGGCGTCCGCGAGGTGTTCGAGAAGGCCCGCTCGAACGCCCCGACGGTGGTGTTCTTCGACGAGATCGACTCGATCGCGGGCGAGCGCGGCCAGCGGATGGGCGACTCCGGCGTCGGCGAACGCGTCGTCTCACAGCTGTTGACCGAACTCGACGGTCTCGAGTCGCTCGAAGACGTCGTCGTCATCGCGACGACCAATCGACCGGACCTCATCGATTCGGCGCTGTTGCGCCCCGGCCGCCTCGACAGACACGTCCACGTGCCCGTCCCCGACGAGGACGCTCGACGCGCGATCTTCGCCGTTCACACGCGGAACAAACCGCTCGCCGACGATGTCGACATCGACGAACTCGCGGCGGAAACCGACGGCTACGTCGGCGCGGACATCGAAGCGGTCTGCCGGGAGGCCTCCATGGCGGCGACGCGGGAGTTCATTCACAGCGTCTCGCGTGAGGAAGCAGCACAAAGCGTCGGTAACGTGCGGATCACTCGAGAACACTTCGAGGAAGCGCTCGACGAGGTCGGTCCGAGCGTCGACGACGAGACCCGAGAGCGCTACGAGCAGATCGAAGAGGAGTTCACTCCCGGCGACGAACCGACCGAACCCGAGATCAGCCGAACATTCCAGTAG
- a CDS encoding DUF7127 family protein, producing MTEYTQSIRGDIDAVARHYEYDDSAIIVADFGFVTGSVDVVDGTAIVVIDDDQYEFDVPAGVDRAVMNNGVVSIEVER from the coding sequence ATGACTGAATATACGCAGTCGATTCGCGGCGATATCGACGCGGTGGCTCGTCACTACGAGTACGACGACAGCGCCATTATCGTCGCCGATTTCGGGTTCGTCACCGGGAGCGTCGACGTCGTCGACGGCACCGCAATCGTCGTCATCGACGACGACCAATACGAGTTCGACGTCCCGGCCGGCGTCGACCGTGCGGTTATGAACAACGGGGTCGTCAGTATCGAGGTGGAGCGATAA
- a CDS encoding DNA replication complex subunit Gins51 — protein sequence MNLDELQSAQARERQSSDLQHLRSSFYTEVGDFIGELNDERARVVEAADDPFSEPEVRRLTDDIETAEGTVEAIYERRVGKVVKKASIAAAGMPVEEDGLTREEEALFTDLVARIEQNREQVLSVLDGEMATVSCTIDDETTDTAPDSTEPDPETSDRSPADRSPVTDPDSASNVDSGVSADSEGINAADLMGGTADGGTSDSAPNPSGTTPPDPSTAPSASPVDSTPGRNGGPSGEAVSPDPSPVDTGSQSRSAGSADVNPDAIPGLPRTTVRITADVGEIVGADDRDYDLGPEDVVTLPEPNADVLVEKNAAERL from the coding sequence ATGAATCTCGACGAACTTCAGTCCGCGCAGGCGCGTGAGCGCCAATCGAGCGACCTCCAGCACCTGCGCTCGTCGTTCTATACGGAGGTCGGCGACTTCATCGGCGAACTCAACGACGAGCGCGCGCGAGTCGTTGAGGCGGCGGACGATCCGTTCTCCGAGCCCGAGGTCAGACGCCTCACAGACGACATCGAGACCGCCGAGGGAACCGTCGAGGCCATCTACGAACGCCGCGTGGGAAAGGTCGTGAAAAAAGCCTCCATTGCGGCGGCGGGGATGCCGGTCGAGGAGGACGGCTTGACCCGAGAAGAAGAGGCGCTTTTCACCGACCTCGTCGCCCGCATCGAGCAGAACCGCGAGCAGGTTCTCTCGGTGCTCGACGGCGAGATGGCGACAGTCTCCTGTACGATCGACGACGAAACGACCGACACGGCACCGGATTCCACCGAGCCCGATCCGGAGACGTCTGACCGGTCGCCCGCGGACCGATCACCGGTTACTGACCCCGACTCGGCTTCGAACGTCGATTCCGGTGTTTCGGCCGATAGCGAGGGGATAAACGCGGCCGACCTGATGGGCGGCACAGCGGACGGCGGCACCTCGGATTCGGCTCCTAATCCCTCAGGAACGACCCCGCCGGACCCGTCGACGGCGCCGTCGGCTTCGCCGGTCGACTCGACGCCCGGGCGGAACGGTGGCCCGTCCGGCGAAGCCGTTTCACCGGACCCATCACCGGTCGACACCGGATCTCAGTCCCGATCGGCCGGCAGCGCTGACGTGAACCCCGATGCGATCCCCGGTCTGCCGCGAACGACGGTGCGGATCACGGCGGATGTCGGCGAGATCGTCGGGGCTGACGATCGCGATTACGACCTCGGTCCCGAGGACGTCGTCACGCTTCCGGAGCCGAACGCCGACGTGCTCGTCGAGAAGAACGCGGCCGAGCGGCTCTAG
- the priS gene encoding DNA primase small subunit PriS, protein MDGRTREYLKGRFGDHYRRATISPPPAGNEREWGYITWGAGGTTMVRHNSFLDLAGGGSIEGFLAGERPRHVYFSAGRYDDPGAGSMGQKGWRGSDLVFDLDADHLPGVDPETTSYEVMLDACQDALRRLLDLLETDFGFNDPEIVFSGGRGYHVHVRRDDVAGLSRRARREIVEYVLGEGIEFGDIVSTRAVSGSAGRSSPAQKRTLPDGGWAGRTRRRLDEFVDDLLSMDESEAIARLREFDGIGEGKANAALNAARNNREELARGNVDVHPAIHSVARLLFSEVVRTQSAPIDEPVTTDINRLIRLPGSLHGGTGLEVVRIDRAALDGFDPLVDAVPDTFVGNEIRVYASEATTVDLRGETFTIQEGVSSVPEYVGIFAMARGHVSKAGE, encoded by the coding sequence ATGGACGGCCGGACTCGCGAGTATCTCAAGGGCCGCTTCGGCGACCACTACCGCCGAGCGACGATCTCGCCGCCGCCGGCCGGCAACGAACGCGAGTGGGGCTACATCACGTGGGGGGCGGGCGGTACGACGATGGTTCGACACAACTCGTTTCTCGATCTCGCCGGTGGCGGCAGCATTGAGGGGTTCTTGGCCGGCGAGCGCCCGCGTCACGTCTACTTCTCGGCGGGGCGATACGACGATCCGGGCGCGGGATCGATGGGACAGAAGGGGTGGCGTGGTTCGGATCTCGTCTTCGATCTCGACGCCGACCACCTGCCCGGCGTCGACCCCGAGACGACGAGTTACGAGGTAATGCTCGACGCGTGTCAGGACGCACTCCGTCGGTTGCTCGACCTCCTCGAAACGGACTTCGGCTTCAACGACCCCGAGATCGTCTTCTCCGGCGGCCGCGGATACCACGTTCACGTCCGGCGAGACGATGTCGCCGGATTGAGTCGACGCGCGCGAAGGGAGATCGTCGAGTACGTCCTCGGCGAGGGGATCGAGTTCGGGGACATCGTCTCGACGCGGGCCGTCAGCGGGAGCGCCGGCCGCAGCTCGCCCGCGCAGAAACGAACGCTGCCGGACGGCGGGTGGGCCGGACGAACTCGGCGCCGACTCGACGAGTTCGTCGACGACTTGCTCTCGATGGACGAGTCCGAGGCGATCGCCAGACTCCGGGAGTTCGACGGTATCGGCGAGGGGAAAGCCAACGCCGCGCTCAACGCAGCGCGGAACAATCGGGAGGAACTCGCCCGCGGAAACGTCGACGTCCACCCGGCGATCCACAGCGTCGCCCGCCTGCTGTTCTCGGAGGTCGTTCGGACGCAGTCGGCGCCGATCGACGAGCCGGTGACGACCGACATCAACCGCCTCATCCGGCTGCCGGGGAGCCTCCACGGAGGGACGGGACTCGAAGTCGTGCGCATCGACCGCGCGGCGCTCGACGGGTTCGATCCGCTGGTGGACGCGGTTCCCGACACGTTCGTCGGCAACGAGATCAGGGTGTACGCCAGCGAGGCAACGACGGTCGACCTTCGGGGCGAAACATTTACCATCCAGGAGGGAGTGAGTTCCGTCCCGGAGTACGTGGGTATCTTCGCGATGGCCCGCGGACACGTGAGCAAGGCAGGAGAATGA
- a CDS encoding GNAT family N-acetyltransferase, producing the protein MSVTIDLRAFGPGDDAFLEEAWALKERIRKRENVLKQRRGFFTDAYRRSKVYALVEPGYDSETLVGFASTRRDGYILFLAVAPEYRGEGFGRQLVAAVADEHSSVTCHARSTNDGALAFYERIGFEIERRVENYYEDRGDAYYLRLGDGGLAAKLSRFVPGA; encoded by the coding sequence GTGAGTGTCACCATCGATCTGCGCGCGTTCGGCCCCGGTGACGACGCGTTCCTCGAGGAGGCGTGGGCGCTGAAAGAGCGCATCCGGAAGCGGGAAAACGTCCTCAAACAGCGCCGCGGCTTCTTCACCGACGCCTATCGCCGCTCGAAGGTGTACGCGCTCGTCGAACCGGGGTACGATTCAGAGACGCTCGTCGGCTTCGCGTCGACGCGGCGCGACGGGTATATCCTCTTTTTGGCGGTCGCACCGGAGTACCGCGGCGAGGGGTTCGGCCGACAGCTCGTCGCGGCGGTCGCCGACGAACACAGTTCTGTCACGTGCCACGCGCGATCCACGAACGACGGCGCGCTTGCGTTTTACGAGCGCATCGGCTTCGAGATCGAACGCCGGGTGGAGAACTACTACGAGGACCGCGGCGACGCCTATTACCTTCGACTCGGGGACGGCGGGCTGGCGGCGAAACTCTCGCGGTTCGTCCCCGGTGCGTAG
- a CDS encoding archease, producing the protein MTFELRDHTADVAVEATGEALADVFEAVASGLSAAHCESIPETGDRFTVTVCAESREALLFDYLDELIYQRDVRGVLPVDHRVSIDEDGTLTLDASARGVPVGDIEAREIKAVTYSEMALERTPSGWRAYVVFDV; encoded by the coding sequence ATGACCTTCGAGTTACGCGACCACACGGCCGATGTCGCCGTCGAAGCGACCGGCGAAGCGCTCGCTGACGTCTTCGAGGCCGTCGCCAGCGGACTCTCGGCCGCTCATTGTGAGTCGATCCCGGAAACCGGCGATCGGTTCACCGTGACCGTGTGCGCCGAATCGAGGGAGGCGCTCCTCTTCGACTATCTCGACGAACTCATCTATCAACGCGACGTTCGAGGGGTGTTGCCGGTCGACCACCGTGTTTCGATCGACGAAGACGGGACACTCACGCTCGACGCGTCGGCCCGCGGCGTCCCCGTCGGAGACATCGAAGCCCGCGAGATCAAGGCGGTGACGTACTCCGAGATGGCACTCGAACGGACTCCGTCCGGATGGCGCGCCTACGTCGTCTTCGACGTGTGA